CACACACACTTTCCCGTAAGGCAACTCAACGACACCCAAATTTGGAATTTTTGTGGTGAAAGGATAATCAGCAATTTTAGGACGCGAATTTGAAATGGAAGAAATGAGTGTTGATTTTCCAGCATTGGGAAAACCAAGCAGGCCAACATCTGCAAGCAGCTTGAGTTCAAGGCGAACATAACGTGACACTCCTTTTTCGCCTTCTTGTCGCATGCGAGGAGCTTGATTTCGTGAACTCATAAAATGCGTGTTCCCTTTTCCACCTCGTCCACCACGAGCTATGACATACTCGGCGGGAAAAGTGTTGAGGTCTACTAACAATTCATTTGTTTCATGATCGTAAACATACGTTCCAAGCGGAACAGAAATAATGGCGTCCTCTCCCGCCTTCCCATTCATCTGCGACCCTTTTCCATGCATCCCGCGACCTGCGCGCACGTGTCTTTTGTAGGCACAGTCCATCAGGGTGTTGAGGTTAGGATCGACGCGGATAATCACATGACCGCCTCTTCCACCATCACCACCATCGGGGCCACCTTTTGGGACATACTTTTCGCGACGAAAACTGACGCAACCATCGCCACCGTTTCCTGCAAACACTTCTATTGTTGCTTCATCTATAAACTTCATGTTTTCTTTCATTCTCAAGAACTGTTTTGAGCGTAAACTTTTTTCGAAATAAAAAAACCCTCTCTGAAAGAGGGTTTTATAAAATTATCATCACAGTATAACTTAAGCGTTTTGTGGAAGAACGTTTATAAACTGACGACCACCTCTTTTTTGCTCGAAGGAAACAATGCCATCAACCAAGGCAAAAAGTGTCCAGTCTTTTCCAGAGCCAACACCTTCACCAGCGTGAAACTTTGTACCACACTGACGGACCAAAATGTTTCCAGCTCTTACCACTTCACCACCGAAGCGCTTCACGCCTCTACGTTGTCCAATACTGTCGCGACCATTCTTAGCCGAGCCTGCCGATTTCTTATGTGCCATTTCTAACCCCGCGAATTAAAATGCAAAACTTATGCATTAATTTTTAAAATTTTAACTTCTGTATACGCTTGACGATGTCCAATTTTCTTTTGGTAGTTTTTTCTGCGTTTCTTTTTGAACACGTCGATTTTTTTGCCTCGTCCATGCTCAACCACTTCAGCATCAACGCTTGCACCTTGAACAAAAGGCATTCCCACTTTTGGAGTATCACTTCCACCAACAAGAAGAATTTCGGCAAATTTTACTTTTTCACCAGCTTCTTCTGGAAGCATTTCAACGCCAAGCGTATCGCCTTCTACTACTTTGTATTGTTTTCCACCTGTT
The Deltaproteobacteria bacterium CG11_big_fil_rev_8_21_14_0_20_42_23 genome window above contains:
- a CDS encoding GTPase ObgE encodes the protein MKFIDEATIEVFAGNGGDGCVSFRREKYVPKGGPDGGDGGRGGHVIIRVDPNLNTLMDCAYKRHVRAGRGMHGKGSQMNGKAGEDAIISVPLGTYVYDHETNELLVDLNTFPAEYVIARGGRGGKGNTHFMSSRNQAPRMRQEGEKGVSRYVRLELKLLADVGLLGFPNAGKSTLISSISNSRPKIADYPFTTKIPNLGVVELPYGKVCVVADIPGLIEGAAEGIGMGIQFLRHVERTKVFVHLVDIADPAHPDPVKNYQILRNELKSYQKELLDRPEIICLSKKDAYLEEELLEYKKEFEKISSSPVLLISAATKEGIAELKETIRKYLEKKSEEKNNELE
- a CDS encoding 50S ribosomal protein L27, with protein sequence MAHKKSAGSAKNGRDSIGQRRGVKRFGGEVVRAGNILVRQCGTKFHAGEGVGSGKDWTLFALVDGIVSFEQKRGGRQFINVLPQNA
- the rplU gene encoding 50S ribosomal protein L21, translating into MYAIIQTGGKQYKVVEGDTLGVEMLPEEAGEKVKFAEILLVGGSDTPKVGMPFVQGASVDAEVVEHGRGKKIDVFKKKRRKNYQKKIGHRQAYTEVKILKINA